One genomic segment of Ipomoea triloba cultivar NCNSP0323 chromosome 9, ASM357664v1 includes these proteins:
- the LOC116029859 gene encoding FAD-linked sulfhydryl oxidase ERV1-like yields the protein MTSENPLQLLFQTFEKVSNSIQTHLFQFLKLPNNPHAKPLFAISAPPKPNHLAPTPAVSALLHPNDLPKKEKSAGPVIKEELGRATWIFLHTLAAQYPEKPTRQQKKDVKELMGILSRMYPCKDCADHFKEVLRANPVQAGSQAEFSQWLCHVHNVVNRSLGKPIFPCERVDARWGKLDCEQRNCDLQGSDKLW from the exons ATGACATCTGAGAATCCATTGCAGCTTCTCTTCCAAACGTTTGAGAAGGTATCAAATAGCATCCAAACCCATCTCTTCCAATTCCTAAAATTGCCCAACAACCCACACGCCAAGCCGCTCTTTGCTATCTCTGCACCTCCAAAACCAAACCACTTGGCTCCAACACCTGCCGTCTCTGCTCTTCTCCACCCCAATGACCTTCCAAAGAAG GAAAAGTCTGCTGGCCCAGTGATTAAAGAAGAGCTTGGAAGGGCCACTTGGATTTTTCTTCACACTCTTGCAGCTCAG TACCCAGAGAAGCCAACAAGGCAACAAAAGAAGGATGTAAAAGAATTG ATGGGAATCTTATCTCGCATGTACCCATGCAAGGACTGTGCTGATCATTTTAAAGAAGTTCTACG AGCAAATCCTGTACAAGCCGGATCTCAAGCTGAGTTTTCCCAATGGTTGTGTCATGTGCACAATGTTGTTAATAGAAG TTTGGGTAAACCCATTTTCCCTTGTGAACGGGTTGATGCACGGTGGGGTAAGCTCGATTGTGAGCAGCGCAACTGTGATTTGCAAGGAAGTGACAAACTTTGGTAA
- the LOC116029000 gene encoding auxin-responsive protein SAUR21-like, protein MAIGMGHILRAKQGLRRSSSRTNRESEVPKGHFAVYVGETEKKRFVIPVSYLKDPSFQDLLCQAEEEFGFDHPMGGLTIPCLEDTFIDIISSLNRS, encoded by the coding sequence ATGGCAATTGGTATGGGGCACATTCTCCGTGCTAAGCAAGGCCTTAGAAGATCTTCTTCGAGAACAAACAGAGAAAGTGAAGTTCCTAAGGGGCATTTTGCAGTTTATGTTGGGGAGACGGAAAAGAAGCGCTTTGTCATTCCAGTTTCATACTTGAAGGACCCTTCATTCCAAGACTTGCTGTGTCAAGCTGAGGAAGAATTCGGATTTGATCATCCCATGGGTGGACTCACAATACCTTGTTTGGAGGATACCTTCATTGACATCATTTCTAGTTTGAATAGATCTTGA
- the LOC116028990 gene encoding auxin-responsive protein SAUR68-like: MISNKKLIKLVKRWQKFVVIRRKRISLPRLNDDADSCSTSSAVSKGHFAIYTADQNRFVVPLSYLENDIIMQLLNLSEEEFGLPSNGPITLPCDAVFMNYIISLLSRGLSREHENALLISVTSSRCSSASLNHEGWRNQEILVC; encoded by the coding sequence ATGATCAGTAACAAGAAGCTCATCAAGTTGGTGAAAAGATGGCAGAAATTTGTTGTCATCCGAAGAAAGAGGATTTCACTTCCAAGACTAAATGATGATGCAGATAGCTGTAGTACTTCCTCTGCAGTTAGCAAGGGTCATTTTGCTATCTACACAGCTGATCAGAACCGGTTTGTTGTCCCTCTATCTTATCTCGAGAATGATATTATTATGCAACTCTTGAACTTGTCggaagaagaatttggactTCCAAGCAATGGGCCTATTACACTACCATGTGATGCAGTGTTCATGAACTACAtcatttcacttcttagccGAGGCTTATCCAGAGAACACGAGAATGCATTGCTTATCTCAGTTACTTCATCCCGGTGTTCATCAGCTTCACTGAACCATGAAGGGTGGAGAAATCAGGAAATACTAGTTTGTTGA
- the LOC116029001 gene encoding auxin-responsive protein SAUR21-like — protein MAIGMGHIFRAKQGLRRSSSRTNKESEVPKGHFAVYVGESEKKRFVIPVSYLKDPSFQDLLGQAEEEFGFDHPMGGLTIPCPEDTFLDIISSSSTS, from the coding sequence ATGGCAATCGGTATGGGGCATATTTTCCGTGCTAAGCAAGGCCTTAGAAGATCTTCTTCAAGAACAAACAAAGAAAGTGAAGTTCCTAAGGGGCATTTTGCTGTTTATGTTGGGGAGAGTGAAAAGAAGCGCTTTGTCATTCCAGTTTCGTACTTGAAGGACCCTTCATTCCAAGACTTGCTAGGTCAAGCTGAGGAAGAATTCGGATTTGATCATCCAATGGGTGGACTTACAATACCTTGTCCGGAGGATACCTTCCTTGACATCATCTCTAGTTCAAGTACATCTTGA
- the LOC116028999 gene encoding auxin-induced protein 15A-like, translating to MAISVTRILRAKQGLRRSSSRTNRESEVPKGHFAVYVGESEKMKRFVLPISFLNNPSFQDMLNQAEEEFGFDHPMGGLTIPCPEDNFLDIISSLSRY from the coding sequence ATGGCAATTAGTGTGACTCGCATTCTTCGTGCTAAGCAGGGCCTCAGAAGGTCTTCTTCAAGAACAAACAGAGAAAGTGAGGTCCCTAAGGGGCACTTTGCAGTTTATGTGGGTGAAAGCGAAAAGATGAAGCGCTTTGTTCTTCCAATATCATTCTTGAACAACCCTTCATTCCAAGACATGCTAAATCAGGCCGAGGAAGAGTTCGGATTTGATCATCCAATGGGTGGACTCACAATACCTTGTCCAGAAGATAACTTCCTTGACATCATCTCTAGTTTGAGTAGATACTGA
- the LOC116028991 gene encoding auxin-responsive protein SAUR68-like, with product MISSKKLIKLVRRWQKFAAIQRKRISFPRENDDADSCSTSSAVNKGHFAIYTADQKRFVVPLSYVENEIIRQLLSMSEEEFGLPSNGPITLPCDAVFMEYIISLLSRGLSRELENAVLVSVASYQCSSASLHQEGLRTQELLVC from the coding sequence ATGATCAGTTCCAAGAAGCTCATCAAGCTTGTAAGAAGATGGCAGAAATTTGCCGCTATCCAAAGAAAGAGGATTTCATTCCCGAGAGAAAATGATGACGCAGACAGCTGTAGTACTTCCTCTGCTGTTAACAAGGGTCATTTTGCTATCTACACAGCTGATCAGAAGCGATTTGTTGTCCCTCTATCATATGTCGAGAATGAGATCATTAGGCAACTATTAAGTATGTCTGAAGAAGAATTTGGACTTCCAAGCAATGGGCCTATTACACTACCATGTGATGCAGTCTTCATGGAATACAtcatttcacttcttagccGAGGTTTATCTAGAGAACTTGAGAATGCAGTGCTCGTCTCTGTTGCATCATATCAGTGTTCATCCGCTTCACTGCACCAGGAAGGCTTGAGAACTCAGGAATTGCTAGTTTGCTGA
- the LOC116029861 gene encoding TMV resistance protein N-like encodes MASSSSSSSTPAWVHDVFLSFRGETRKSFTDHLYEDLCQAGINTFRDDEEIRKGENITAELLKAIEGSKISIIVFSKTYAQSRWCLDELVKILDCKKNLQQMVLPIFYNVDPSEVRKQTGEFSKALAQHRQRFDDQKVDEWKVALTTIADLSGWDLQTMTNGYESKFIKKITEDVLRKVNLTCMNVAKYPIGIDSRVRDIFHLLQTQRNDDTKMFGIFGMGGVGKTTLAKAIYNLSFQKFEGCCFIANIRSQISEGHNGLVRLQEKLLCKTLNRKKLEIDNVDEGIRLIKERLRSKSVLIVLDDIDNTSQLESLAGQRNWFGSGSTIIITTRDVQLLSDMKAHEKYMVETLSPDESLQLLSWHAFGIPIPLEEYIEQSKRIASYTGGLPLALTIIGSHLRGKSVQEWSDDAEKLRGIPHDDVQKILKISYDSLDDDTRNIFLDIACFFIGHNKNDTSMILEACGFYAKSGIRILIERCLLTINGGEKFERLEMHDLVRDMGREIVQKEFPREPGKQSRLIDSKDVFDVLHGNKGTKAIEGMIVNSNMLKNVPLNTQVHPSIGCLERLVELNFFSCKKLKVLPSSICKLKSLEVLDLDYCEKLKELPNDLGKLEQLRDLLARGTTFSHLPFSLGCLRNLKTLELEVYKSSVLSKSKSLLFCSRSSRDGVGFFPPSVANLCSSEVIENLTSLEALDLSGRCCYLQSLPFSLCYLSNLKFLYLEDLRNLRALVELPPSLVELSAENCVSLEKIAVVSNLKRLRILHLENCKSLVELPNSESLSSLVELNISNCNALTIPDNYLHEVDGLPIAPRSLSSLKELDLMGRYYLQSLPLSLCLHSNLRILCLNGWQNLRSLPQLNPNLEILCAKNCLESLESLNYLEIGNCSSLRIPSIEKWFKARSKGDIVQIVVGVSGGQESVINCKFPMSLGDVWFEIPYNNVIDPCSKIEGIDLSVRSKSSGALIHLMESPTIFYNPAYFEVPTMMGEVLEAMDRSWYHYQKESKATGDECSVEKKKYGR; translated from the exons ATggcttcttcatcttcatcttcatctactCCTGCTTGGGTGCATGATGTTTTCTTGAGTTTTAGAGGAGAGACACGAAAATCTTTTACTGATCATCTCTATGAAGATTTGTGTCAGGCTGGAATTAACACTTTTCGGGACGATGAAGAAATTCGAAAAGGTGAGAACATCACTGCTGAGCTATTGAAGGCCATTGAGGGGTCCAAGATATCAATCATCGTATTTTCCAAAACTTATGCCCAATCCAGATGGTGTCTTGATGAACTGGTGAAGATTCTAGACTGTAAGAAAAATTTGCAACAGATGGTTCTGCCTATATTCTACAACGTTGATCCTTCAGAGGTTCGTAAACAAACAGGTGAATTTAGCAAGGCATTGGCTCAACATCGACAACGATTTGATGATCAAAAAGTTGATGAGTGGAAAGTTGCACTCACTACTATTGCTGATTTGTCCGGATGGGATTTACAAACCATGACAAACGG GTATGAATCAAAGTTCATCAAAAAAATTACTGAAGATGTACTACGAAAAGTGAATCTAACATGCATGAATGTTGCAAAGTATCCTATTGGAATCGATTCTCGTGTTAGAGATATATTTCATTTATTGCAAACTCAAAGAAATGATGACACCAAGATGTTTGGAATATTTGGTATGGGTGGTGTCGGAAAAACAACCCTTGCTAAagctatttacaatttgagTTTTCAAAAGTTCGAAGGTTGCTGCTTTATTGCAAACATTAGATCACAAATTTCTGAAGGGCACAATGGTTTAGTTCGTTTACAAGAGAAACTTCTTTGCAAAACACTCAACAGAAAGAAACTTGAAATAGATAATGTTGATGAAGGAATACGTTTGATTAAAGAAAGACTACGATCAAAAAGTGTTCTTATTGTTCTTGATGACATAGACAATACTAGTCAACTAGAATCATTAGCAGGACAACGAAATTGGTTTGGTTCAGGGAGCACAATTATAATAACAACTAGAGATGTCCAATTGTTGAGTGACATGAAAGCACACGAGAAATATATGGTAGAAACGTTAAGCCCTGATGAATCCTTACAACTCTTGAGTTGGCATGCTTTTGGTATTCCTATACCATTAGAGGAGTATATTGAACAATCCAAAAGGATAGCAAGTTATACTGGTGGACTTCCACTAGCACTTACAATTATAGGTTCTCATTTGCGTGGCAAATCAGTGCAAGAATGGAGTGATGATGCTGAGAAATTAAGAGGGATACCTCATGATGATGttcaaaaaattcttaaaataagttatgatTCACTTGATGATGATACTCGGAATATCTTTCTTGATATTGCTTGTTTTTTTATTGGGCATAACAAAAATGACACTTCTATGATATTGGAAGCTTGTGGTTTTTATGCTAAAAGTGGAATAAGAATTTTGATTGAAAGATGCTTGTTGACAATAAATGGAGGTGAAAAGTTTGAAAGACTTGAGATGCATGATTTAGTACGAGATATGGGAAGAGAAATTGTTCAAAAGGAATTTCCACGAGAGCCGGGCAAACAAAGTAGATTGATTGACTCAAAGGATGTCTTTGATGTTCTTCACGGGAACAAG gGCACAAAAGCAATTGAAGGGATGATTGTAAATTCAAACATGTTAAAGAATGTGCCTTTGAATACTCAA GTACACCCATCAATTGGATGTTTGGAGAGACTTGTTGAGCTAAATTTCTTTAGTTGCAAGAAACTCAAGGTTCTTCCAAGTAGCATTTGCAAGTTAAAATCACTTGAAGTTTTAGATTTGGATTATTGCGAAAAACTTAAGGAACTTCCAAATGACTTGGGAAAATTAGAGCAACTAAGAGATTTACTTGCTCGTGGAACTACCTTCTCacatttaccattttctttAGGATGTTTGAGAAATCTAAAGACACTAGAGCTCGAGGTGTACAAGAGTTCTGTactatcaaaatcaaaatcgcTTCTTTTTTGTTCAAGAAGTAGTCGTGATGGTGTTGGTTTTTTTCCACCTTCAGTTGCAAATTTGTGCTCCTCGGAAGTTATTGAAAATTTGACCTCATTGGAAGCTTTAGATTTATCAGGAAGATGTTGTTATCTTCAAAGCTTACCCTTCAGCCTTTGTTATCTTTCAAACTTGAAATTTCTCTACTTGGAGGATTTGCGAAACCTTAGAGCACTTGTAGAACTTCCTCCTAGTTTGGTGGAACTCTCTGCAGAAAATTGTGTCtcattggaaaaaatagcaGTTGTATCAAACTTGAAGAGACTTAGAATCTTGCATCTTGAAAACTGCAAAAGTTTGGTTGAGCTTCCAAACTCGGAGAGTCTTTCATCTTTAGTAGAGCTTAACATAAGCAATTGCAATGCTCTGACTATTCCTGACAACTATTTGCATGAAGTAGATGGTCTTCCAATTGCTCCTAGGAGTTTGTCCTCATTGAAAGAATTAGATTTAATGGGAAGATACTATCTTCAAAGTTTACCATTAAGCCTTTGCCTTCACTCCAATTTGCGGATTCTATGCTTGAACGGTTGGCAGAATCTTAGATCACTTCCACAACTTAATCCCAATTTAGAGATACTATGTGCAAAGAATT GCTTGGAAAGTCTTGAATCCTTAAACTATCTTGAGATAGGTAATTGCAGTAGTTTGAGGATTCCTTCGATTGAAAAGTGGTTCAAG GCACGTTCTAAAGGTGATATTGTCCAGATTGTGGTTGGAGTGTCTGGGGGCCAGGAGTCTGTCATAAACTGCAAATTTCCAATGTCTTTGGGGGATGTATGGTTTGAAATCCCCTACAATAATGTTATTGATCCCTGCAGTAAAATTGAAGGAATTGATTTGAGTGTGAGAAGCAAAAGCAGTGGTGCTTTGATTCATCTAATGGAATCCCCCACAATCTTTTATAATCCTGCGTATTTTGAGGTTCCAACGATGATGGGAGAAGTATTGGAG GCAATGGATCGGAGTTGGTATCACTACCAGAAAGAAAGCAAAGCCACTGGAGATGAATGCagtgtggagaagaagaagtatGGAAGATGA